Below is a genomic region from Sphingomonas sp. KR3-1.
TTCGGCTTGGCGGGCGCTTCCTCCGCGACCGGCTCGGGCGCGACTTCGACCGGCGCTTCGACCGCAGGTGCGGCTTCGGCCTCGACGGCCTCGACCCCTTCGGCGTCGCTCAGGGCCGGCTTCTTCTTGCGCGAGCGCTTCGGCTTGGCCGGGGCTTCCTCGGCGACCGGCTCGGGCGCGGCTTCGGCCATCTCGGCGACGTCGCTCACCGGCGCATCGCCGGCCTCGTCCTCGCCACCCTCGGCACCACCCTCGACGCGGTCCCCACGGCGACCGCCGCGACGGCCACGGCGGCGACGCTTGCGGCCGCCTTCGCGGGCCTCGCGCTCGCCTTCGGTCTCGCCGGCGACGGGAGCGTCTTCGCCCTCGGCCTCGGTCTCGGCATCCTCGCCGGCCTCGACCTCGGTCTCACCCTCGGCGCCTTCGCCTTCCTCACGACGGCCACGGCCACGGCCACGGCGGCGGCGGCGGCGCTTGCCGTTACCCTCGCCCTCGGCTTCCTCGCGCTCGCGGCGCGGGCCACGGCCCTGGCGACGATTGTCGCTCTCGGCCTCTTCCTCGAGCTCCTCTTCTTCCTCGTCGATCTCCTCGACGTAATCGTCCTCGGGCTCCTCGGCGAGCTTCTCGAAGCGCGGCGCATGCGCCGGTGGCGGGCCGGAGCATTCGACCGACATGCGCGCGCCCTCGAGCTCGCCGTCCGACAGGATCTCGACGGTGACGCCGTAGCGGTCCTCGATCTCGGCGATGTCGGCGCGCTTCTTGTTGAGCACGTAGAAGGCGGCTTCCTGGCTCGCGCGCAGCGTGATCACCGAGCCGCGGCCGCGCGCGGCCTCGTCCTCGATCATGCGCAGCGCCGACAGGCCGGCCGACGACGCGGTGCGGACGAGGCCGGTGCCTTCGCAATGCGGGCACTGCACGGTCGATGCTTCGAGCACGCCGGTGCGCAGGCGCTGGCGGCTCATCTCCATCAGGCCGAAGGCCGAGATGCGGCCGACCTGGATGCGGGCGCGATCGTTCTTCAGCGCCTCCTTCATCGCCTTCTCGACCTTACGGACGTTCGAGCCATGATCCATGTCGATGAAGTCGATCACGACGAGGCCGGCCATGTCGCGCAGGCGCAGCTGGCGGGCGATCTCGTGCGCGGCCTCGAGGTTGGTCGCGGTCGCGGTCTGCTCGATATTGTGCTCGCGGGTGGAGCGGCCGGAGTTGATGTCGATCGAGACGAGCGCCTCGGTCGGGTTGATCACCAGGTAACCGCCGGACTTCAGCTGGACGACGGGATTGTACATCGCCGAAAGCTGGTCCTCGACGCCGGCGCGCTGGAACAGCGGCACTGCGTCGGCGTACTGCTTCACCTTCTTGGCGTGGCTCGGCATCAGGAGCTTCATGAAGTCCTTGGCCTGGCGATAGCCGTCCTCGCCCTCGACGATCACCTCGTCGATGTCGCGATTGTAGATGTCGCGGATCGCGCGCTTGAGCAGGTCCGAATCGCCATAGACGAGCGCCGGCGCGGTCGACTTGAGCGTCTCCTCGCGGATGCCGTCCCACAGCCGGGCCAGATAGTCGAAGTCGCGCTTGATCTCGACCTTGGTGCGCTGGAGGCCCGCGGTGCGGACGATGCAGCCCATCGACGGCGGCAGCTTGAGGTCCGCCATGATCGTCTTGAGGCGCTTGCGATCGGCGGCCGAGCTGATCTTGCGCGAGATGCCGCCGCCATGCGCGGTGTTGGGCATCAGCACGCAGTAGCGGCCGGCGAGCGACAGATAGGTGGTGAGGGCGGCGCCCTTGTTGCCGCGCTCTTCCTTGACGACCTGGACGAGCAGCACCTGGCGCCGGCGGATCACGTCCTGGATCTTGTAGCGGCGGCGCAGGTTCATGCGGCGCTGGCGCAGGGCCTCGGCCGGGCTGTCCTCGCCACCACCCCCACGGCGCTTGCCGCGGCCACGGCCACGGCCACGGCCTTCGTCGCTGCTGCCTTCGCTCTCCGAGGTCTCGCCTTCGGACTCGTCGTGATCATGATCGTGGTCGTGATCATCCTCGTCGTCGTGCGGACGCTCGAGCACTTCCACGCCGTCATCGCCGTCGAGGTGATCCTCGTCGCCATCTTCCTCGGCGCGCAGCGCAGCTTCCTCGGCGGCGTGCTCGGCCTCTTCGCGCAGCAGCGCTTCGCGGTCTTCCTTGGGGATCTGGTAATAGTCGGGATGGATTTCGCTGAAGGCCAGGAAGCCGTGGCGATTGCCACCGTAATCCACGAACGCCGCCTGGAGCGACGGCTCCACGCGGGTCACCTTGGCCAGATAGATATTGCCCTTGAGCTGCTTGCGCTCAGCGGACTCGAAATCAAACTCCTCGATTCGGTTTCCCTTGACGACGGCAACGCGGGTTTCCTCCCGGTGCCGTGCGTCGATCAGCATACGCATGGTCATTTATTATTCTCCGGGCGCGCCGGCCCGAGCCCTCTAAGCTTGTGTCCTGTCGGGCTCGCGCAGGCGCGCGACATACAATGCGGCCGTGGCCGGCAGATGTGCCGGCGCTGGTCTCGCGGGTTTCGAAAACTGCTGCTGCTTGCAGGGCACGCGCGAACCGGTGGTCCGCAGGCTCCGCCGTCATCACGCGGCCGGCCACCCTGGCCGGTCGGTGTGAGCGTTGCGGAAATTGCCTCATGCGAGCGTCAACCTGAACTGTCGCGGCAAGATGTGGCCGCGGGAAAGGCCCGGCGCAAGGGCCGGCCCGATGTGCCTAGCACCCCCGGGGCGACGCGGCAACCTTGGGCCATTGCAACGCCCTACCGGCAACTGCTCCGGCAAGCCGTTGCCGCCTTGCCGGCAAAATTATGCCGAATCTGAAATTAACCGCATAGTTTCACGGCGATTTGAGGCGCGTCTCCTAGTCCGGTCTCGTCAGGGCAGACGCGTAACTCAGAGTATCAATCTATGGTTTTGGGCTGGACCCCCAGAGCCCCGGCGCGGCATAGCGTCAGGGTGCTGTTCCTGCTCGCCTTGCTCTCCGGTTGGCTAACTGGAGTTCCCAGCTGGGCGGGCGCCGTGCAGGAAGTGCGCGTGAAAGGCGACCGGGTAATCGTCAGGTTCGACGAGCCGGTGGCCCAGGCGAGCGCATTCATGCTCGCGGGACCGCAACGCATCGTACTCGACGCCAAGGGCGCCGAGCCGGGCAGCCGCGCTTATGCGGAAGGCCCCGTCACGAGCATCCGGCAGGGCTCGCAGGGCGCCGAGGGCGCGCGAATCGTGCTCGATCTCGCGCGGCCGGCGATCGTGACCGAGGGCAGCTTCGGCAAGGACGGGCGCACGCTCACGCTGCAGTTGCGCACCGTGGACGATGCGCAGTTCGCCCGTGCCGCCGCCGAGCGCAAGATGAGCTTCCTGCCGCCCTTCTCCTATGTGCAGCCCGCCGGGCGCAGCAGCTATGGCGAGACGATCGCGCTGCCGCGCCGCGCGCCGGCCGCCGCGCTGCCGCGCGTCTATGGCGAGGCGGACCGGCCGCTGGTGGTGATCGATGCCGGCCATGGCGGGCATGATCCGGGCGCGATCGGGCCCACCGGGCTGCGCGAAAAGGACCTCACGCTCAAGACCGCGCTGGCGATCAAGGACGCGCTGCTCGCCTCCGGGCGCGTGCGCGTGGCGCTCACCCGCGAGGACGATCGCTTCCTGGTGCTGCAGGAGCGCTACGGCCTTGCCCGCAAGCTGGGCGCCGACCTGTTCATCTCCGTGCACTGCGACAGCGCCGGCAATGCCGATGCCTCGGGCGCGACGATCTACACGCTGTCCGAAGTCGCCTCCGACAAGGAAGCGGCGCGGCTGGCAGCGCGCGAGAACAAGGCCGACATCATTGCCGGCGTCGACCTCGGCACGCAGAATCCGGACATCTCGTCGATCCTGATCGACCTGACCCAGCGCGAGACGATGAACGCCTCGGCAGGCTTCGCCCGGCTGCTCGGCCGCGAGGCGCAGCCGCTGATGCCGATCAAGGCGAACTTCCACCGCATGGCGTCGCTCATGGTGCTCAAGGCGCCGGACATGCCCTCGATCCTGTTCGAGACGGGCTATATCTCGAACAACGACGATGCCAGCTTCCTGGCCTCGGACGAAGGGCGCAGGAAGGTGGCGCAGAGCGTGCGCAAGGCCGTGGAAATCCATTTCGCGACGCGCATGGCGTCGCGGACGCTGGCGTCCCGCTAGGTACATCCCCTTAACTCCCCTCGGGTCTCATTATAGAGGGCCGAGGGGAAAGTGGTTCCGGCGCCGGTATATTCCCATTTCGGCTTAATTCATGCCCGAGCGCGCTCGGGGAGCAGGACCATTCGCAACGCGAATGGTCGAGGGCGCGCGACTCAGTCGGCGGTGTTCCACCGCCGCCCCTCGACCCCCGCCTTCGGCGGCGGTCCCCCTCCCCCAGACAAGCTGGGGGAGGATTAGAGTCTGGCTTCCTTCCGCTCCCAATCCTGCTAAACCGCGACCCGCATGTCCGACGGTTCGACCACTTCCAGCGTAAAGATGCGCATCAAGCGCGAGATCGGGGGCTTCAAGGGGCTGTTCGGTCGCGTGCGCCACCGCTGGTGGTTCCGGATCCTCGCGGTGCTGGCGCTGCTCTCGGGCCTGTTCGTCTTCCTGGTCTGGCTGTTCATCGCGCGCAACCTGCCCTCGGTCGACACGCTGAAGAACTACGAGCCGCCGCTGCCGACCAATGTCCGCTCGGTCGAAGGCCTGCCGATCCACAGCTATGCCCGCGAGCGCCGCGTCCAGCTGAGTTACGCCGAATATCCCGAGCAGCTCGTCCACGCCTATATGTCGGCCGAGGACAAGACCTTCTTCGAGCATCACGGCGTCGACTTCCCGGGTCTGGTCCGCGCCGCCGTCCAGGGTCTGGTGAGCGGCTCGACGCCGCGCGGCACCTCGACGATCACCCAGCAGGTCGCCAAGAACCTGCTGGTCGGCAACGAGAGCAGCTATCTGCGCAAGGCCAAGGAAGGCATCCTCGCCTGGCGCATGGAGGACGTGCTCTCCAAGCAGCAGATCATGGAGCTCTACCTCAACTCGATCGAGCTGGGGCGCAACGCCGGCGGCGTCGAGGCGGCGAGCCAGGCCTATTTCGGCAAGGAGCTGAACGAGCTCACCTTGCCGCAAATGGCCTATCTGGCGATCCTGCCCAAGGGCCCGTCCAACTACGACCCCGAGCGACACACCCAGCGCGCGCTCGATCGCCGCAACTGGGTGCTCGGGCAGATGCTCGAGAACGGCTTCATCACCCAGGCCCAGCATGATTCGGCGGTCGCCTCTCCGCTCGGCACGGTTCCGCGCCAGACGCCCAAGTTCGAGCGCGTCGGCGGCTATTTCGTCGAGGAAGTGCGCCGCCAGCTGCTCGACAAGTTCGGCGAGACCGACGAGAGCGGGCCGTACAGCGTCTATTCGGGCGGCCTGTGGGTGCGCACCTCGCTCGACCCCAAGCTCCAGCAATATGCGCAGAAGGCGCTCCGCGACGGCCTGCTGCGCTACGACCATGGCCGCGGCTGGTCGGGCCCGATCGGCCATGCCGATGCCGAGAACTGGCTGCAGTCGTTCCTCAACACCAATATCGGCCTCGACTATGAGGATTGGCGCGCCGGCGTGCTGATCGCGCAGAATGGCGACAGCTGGCAGATCGGCTTCGACGACGGCACGACCGGCACGCTGCCCAAATGGGGCGCGACGATGCCGGTGCGCGGCAAGGGCGGCCAGGCGTTCGATGAGTTCGCGGCCGGCGACATCGTCGCGGTGGCGCCGGAGAAGGGCGGGCAATGGTCGCTGCGCTCGGTGCCCAAGGTCTCGGGCGGCATGGTGGTCGAGGATCCGCGCACCGGGCGCATCCTGGCGATGCAGGGCGGCTTCGATTCGCGCATCCAGAGCTTCAACCGCGCCACCCAGGCGCAGCGCCAGCCGGGCTCGACGATCAAGCCGATCGTCTATGCCGCCGCGCTCGAGCAGGGCATGACTCCCGCCTCGATCGTCGTCGATGGCCCCTTCTGCGTCTGGCAGGGCGCCAATCTCGGCCAGAAGTGCTTCAAGAATTTCGGCAATGCCCGCGGCGCCGGCCCCAAGACGCTGCGCTGGGGCATCGAGCAGTCGCGCAACCTGATGACGGTGCAGATCGCCAACCAGGCGGGCATGGATCACGTCGCCGACCTGATCCAGCGCATCGGCGTGTCGCGCCAGAAATTCCCGCCCTATCTCTCCTACGCGCTCGGCGCCGGCGAGACGACGGTGACGCGGATGGTCAACGCCTATTCGATCCTGGTGAACCATGGCCGCGCGCTCAATCCTTCGCTGATCGACTTCGTCCAGAACCGCCACGGCCAGGTGGTGTGGCCCGAGAACTGGCGCCCGTGCGAAGGCTGCAACGCGCCCGACTGGAAGGGCGGCCGCATGCCGCGCCCGGTCAACCGCGCCAAGCAGGTGATCGACGCGCTCTCGGCCTATCAGATCGTCCACATCACCGAAGGCGTGATTCAGCGCGGCACCGCCACCGTGCTGCGCGACCTCAACCGACCGATGATGGGCAAGACCGGCACCACCTCGGGCCCGACCGACGTGTGGTTCGTCGGCGGCACCCCGCAGATGATCGGCGGCCTCTATATCGGCTATGACACGCCGACCAACCTGGGCGGCTATGCCCAGGGCGGCTCGATCGCCGCGCCGATCTTCAAGCAGTTCGCCATCCCCGCCTTCGAGGGCATGGACAAGGTCGCCTTCACCGCGCCCCAGGGCATCCGCATGGTCCGCATCGACCGCGCCTCGGGCAAGCCGGTGACCGGCGCCTGGCCGACGAGCGATCCGCTCTCCGGCGTGATCTGGGAAGCCTTCAAGCCCGAAACCGACCAGCGCCGCGGCCGCCGCGACCGGGAAGAGCAGCCCGAGACCAAGGCGGTCGAGAAGAAGGCCGAGCCCAAGAAGCAGGAAGGCGACAGCGATTTCTTGCAACGCGAGGGCGGAATCTACTAGCGCGGCGCATTATATACACACCCGTCATCCCCGCGAAGGCGGGGATCCAGGGTAACGGGCGACGCCGCTCCGGGCTCTGGATCCCCGCCTTCGCGGGGATGACGAATTGAAAAGTTCGAAAGGTAAAACCCATGCGCGCCGAAGCGCAGGCTCATGTCGACA
It encodes:
- a CDS encoding ribonuclease E/G; this translates as MTMRMLIDARHREETRVAVVKGNRIEEFDFESAERKQLKGNIYLAKVTRVEPSLQAAFVDYGGNRHGFLAFSEIHPDYYQIPKEDREALLREEAEHAAEEAALRAEEDGDEDHLDGDDGVEVLERPHDDEDDHDHDHDHDESEGETSESEGSSDEGRGRGRGRGKRRGGGGEDSPAEALRQRRMNLRRRYKIQDVIRRRQVLLVQVVKEERGNKGAALTTYLSLAGRYCVLMPNTAHGGGISRKISSAADRKRLKTIMADLKLPPSMGCIVRTAGLQRTKVEIKRDFDYLARLWDGIREETLKSTAPALVYGDSDLLKRAIRDIYNRDIDEVIVEGEDGYRQAKDFMKLLMPSHAKKVKQYADAVPLFQRAGVEDQLSAMYNPVVQLKSGGYLVINPTEALVSIDINSGRSTREHNIEQTATATNLEAAHEIARQLRLRDMAGLVVIDFIDMDHGSNVRKVEKAMKEALKNDRARIQVGRISAFGLMEMSRQRLRTGVLEASTVQCPHCEGTGLVRTASSAGLSALRMIEDEAARGRGSVITLRASQEAAFYVLNKKRADIAEIEDRYGVTVEILSDGELEGARMSVECSGPPPAHAPRFEKLAEEPEDDYVEEIDEEEEELEEEAESDNRRQGRGPRREREEAEGEGNGKRRRRRRGRGRGRREEGEGAEGETEVEAGEDAETEAEGEDAPVAGETEGEREAREGGRKRRRRGRRGGRRGDRVEGGAEGGEDEAGDAPVSDVAEMAEAAPEPVAEEAPAKPKRSRKKKPALSDAEGVEAVEAEAAPAVEAPVEVAPEPVAEEAPAKPKRSRKKKPALSDAEGAEAVEAEAAPAVEAPVEVVAEPVAEEAPAKPKRTRRKAVTTAAAPEPALEAPVAQDTAPAADAEGEEGVNEDGSPRRGWWQRTFGA
- a CDS encoding N-acetylmuramoyl-L-alanine amidase codes for the protein MLFLLALLSGWLTGVPSWAGAVQEVRVKGDRVIVRFDEPVAQASAFMLAGPQRIVLDAKGAEPGSRAYAEGPVTSIRQGSQGAEGARIVLDLARPAIVTEGSFGKDGRTLTLQLRTVDDAQFARAAAERKMSFLPPFSYVQPAGRSSYGETIALPRRAPAAALPRVYGEADRPLVVIDAGHGGHDPGAIGPTGLREKDLTLKTALAIKDALLASGRVRVALTREDDRFLVLQERYGLARKLGADLFISVHCDSAGNADASGATIYTLSEVASDKEAARLAARENKADIIAGVDLGTQNPDISSILIDLTQRETMNASAGFARLLGREAQPLMPIKANFHRMASLMVLKAPDMPSILFETGYISNNDDASFLASDEGRRKVAQSVRKAVEIHFATRMASRTLASR
- a CDS encoding transglycosylase domain-containing protein, which gives rise to MSDGSTTSSVKMRIKREIGGFKGLFGRVRHRWWFRILAVLALLSGLFVFLVWLFIARNLPSVDTLKNYEPPLPTNVRSVEGLPIHSYARERRVQLSYAEYPEQLVHAYMSAEDKTFFEHHGVDFPGLVRAAVQGLVSGSTPRGTSTITQQVAKNLLVGNESSYLRKAKEGILAWRMEDVLSKQQIMELYLNSIELGRNAGGVEAASQAYFGKELNELTLPQMAYLAILPKGPSNYDPERHTQRALDRRNWVLGQMLENGFITQAQHDSAVASPLGTVPRQTPKFERVGGYFVEEVRRQLLDKFGETDESGPYSVYSGGLWVRTSLDPKLQQYAQKALRDGLLRYDHGRGWSGPIGHADAENWLQSFLNTNIGLDYEDWRAGVLIAQNGDSWQIGFDDGTTGTLPKWGATMPVRGKGGQAFDEFAAGDIVAVAPEKGGQWSLRSVPKVSGGMVVEDPRTGRILAMQGGFDSRIQSFNRATQAQRQPGSTIKPIVYAAALEQGMTPASIVVDGPFCVWQGANLGQKCFKNFGNARGAGPKTLRWGIEQSRNLMTVQIANQAGMDHVADLIQRIGVSRQKFPPYLSYALGAGETTVTRMVNAYSILVNHGRALNPSLIDFVQNRHGQVVWPENWRPCEGCNAPDWKGGRMPRPVNRAKQVIDALSAYQIVHITEGVIQRGTATVLRDLNRPMMGKTGTTSGPTDVWFVGGTPQMIGGLYIGYDTPTNLGGYAQGGSIAAPIFKQFAIPAFEGMDKVAFTAPQGIRMVRIDRASGKPVTGAWPTSDPLSGVIWEAFKPETDQRRGRRDREEQPETKAVEKKAEPKKQEGDSDFLQREGGIY